The Halomonas denitrificans genome window below encodes:
- a CDS encoding SET domain-containing protein — protein MIDTRVPAEAAIDPTYSNEPDRSGSINDNAAMSDRDSAQEDDYDRNPRAVVGDSPIHGKGLFARVDLAADDYIGTYEGPETLEDGMHVLWLWNEERERWEGVDGRNEMRFLNHARPANAEWYDLDLYALRDIEAGEEITFDYGEDWD, from the coding sequence TTGATCGACACCAGGGTGCCCGCCGAGGCCGCCATCGACCCGACGTATTCGAACGAACCCGATCGATCGGGCTCGATCAACGATAATGCGGCCATGAGCGATCGAGATTCCGCACAAGAAGACGACTACGACCGGAACCCGCGGGCGGTCGTCGGCGATTCACCGATTCACGGCAAGGGCCTGTTCGCCCGGGTCGATCTTGCCGCCGACGACTACATCGGCACCTACGAAGGCCCGGAGACCCTCGAGGACGGCATGCATGTCCTGTGGCTATGGAACGAGGAGCGCGAGCGCTGGGAAGGCGTCGACGGCCGCAACGAGATGCGCTTTCTCAACCACGCACGTCCCGCCAATGCCGAGTGGTACGACCTGGATCTCTACGCCCTGCGCGATATCGAGGCCGGCGAGGAGATCACCTTCGACTACGGCGAGGATTGGGATTGA
- the xth gene encoding exodeoxyribonuclease III — translation MKITSWNVNSLKIRLEQVLDWTEANRPDVLGLQETKLTDDKFPVEAIEAAGYHAAFSGQPTYNGVALLSRSPAEDVRTEIPGFDDPHKRTIAGTFGGVRVINLYVVNGKAVGDEKYEWKLEWLEAVTRWIEAELAEHDELVVIGDFNIAPGDADVHDPDEWHEKILCSTPEREALNRMLDLGLTDSYRLFDQPERVYSWYDYRQLAFRRKRGLRIDLALVSDALKDRVTASTIDLEPRALERPSDHAPVTVELDR, via the coding sequence ATGAAAATCACTTCCTGGAACGTCAACTCGCTGAAGATCCGGCTCGAGCAGGTGCTGGACTGGACAGAGGCGAACCGGCCCGACGTGCTCGGTCTGCAGGAAACCAAGCTGACCGACGACAAGTTCCCCGTCGAGGCGATCGAGGCCGCCGGGTATCACGCGGCGTTCTCCGGGCAGCCGACCTACAACGGCGTCGCGCTGCTGTCGCGATCGCCTGCCGAAGACGTGCGGACCGAGATCCCGGGCTTCGACGACCCGCACAAGCGCACGATCGCCGGAACCTTCGGCGGTGTTCGTGTGATCAACCTGTACGTGGTCAACGGCAAGGCCGTCGGCGACGAGAAGTATGAGTGGAAACTCGAATGGCTGGAGGCCGTGACGCGCTGGATCGAGGCCGAACTGGCCGAACACGACGAGCTGGTCGTGATCGGTGACTTCAACATCGCCCCCGGCGACGCCGATGTCCATGACCCGGACGAGTGGCACGAGAAGATCCTCTGCTCGACGCCGGAGCGCGAGGCGCTGAACCGCATGCTGGATCTCGGCCTGACCGACAGCTACCGGCTCTTCGACCAGCCCGAGCGGGTGTACTCCTGGTACGACTACCGCCAGCTCGCCTTCCGACGCAAGCGCGGCCTGCGCATCGACCTGGCACTGGTTTCCGACGCGCTGAAGGACCGGGTCACGGCGAGCACCATCGACCTGGAGCCGCGCGCGCTGGAGCGACCGTCCGACCACGCGCCGGTGACGGTGGAGCTGGATCGCTGA
- the grxD gene encoding Grx4 family monothiol glutaredoxin, with the protein MSDPQTLAPATRDRIDEMVKGNKVMLFMKGTPKMPQCGFSARTAGALDTLLPDGYASFNVLEDHEIREGIKAYGNWPTIPQLYVDGELIGGCDIVMEMFNAGELHDLFGLEAPDRTPPDMEITPEAAAKIGEFLANYPGQFLHFSIGADWDAQFSVGPKDGTEIEARVGDLTVLMDLASAQRARGARIDWVTNMHGEGLKLDLPGAPPPVRELSPDELQQKINGGERVVVVDVRGESDRDRTPLEFARPLDAGLMAELNEADKQTPLVFVCNQGRSSLDVAEHYRKQGFTQVYNLTGGVDALLG; encoded by the coding sequence ATGTCCGATCCCCAGACCCTCGCTCCCGCGACCCGCGACCGAATCGACGAAATGGTCAAGGGCAACAAGGTGATGCTGTTCATGAAGGGCACGCCGAAGATGCCGCAGTGCGGATTCTCCGCCCGTACCGCCGGCGCGCTGGACACGCTGCTGCCCGACGGCTACGCCTCCTTCAATGTCCTCGAGGACCACGAGATCCGCGAAGGCATCAAGGCCTACGGCAACTGGCCGACGATTCCGCAGCTCTACGTGGACGGCGAGCTGATCGGGGGCTGCGACATCGTCATGGAGATGTTCAACGCCGGTGAACTCCACGACCTGTTCGGTCTCGAAGCGCCGGATCGCACGCCGCCCGATATGGAAATCACCCCGGAGGCCGCCGCGAAGATCGGTGAGTTCCTGGCCAACTATCCCGGCCAGTTCCTGCACTTCTCGATCGGCGCGGACTGGGACGCGCAGTTCTCGGTCGGCCCGAAGGACGGCACCGAGATCGAGGCGCGTGTCGGCGACCTGACCGTCCTGATGGATCTCGCATCGGCTCAGCGCGCGCGCGGTGCCCGGATCGACTGGGTCACCAACATGCACGGCGAGGGCCTGAAGCTGGACCTGCCGGGCGCGCCGCCGCCGGTTCGCGAGCTGTCGCCGGACGAGCTGCAGCAGAAGATCAACGGCGGCGAACGCGTCGTGGTGGTCGACGTGCGCGGCGAATCGGACCGGGACCGTACTCCGCTGGAATTCGCGCGCCCGCTCGACGCCGGACTGATGGCCGAGCTCAACGAGGCCGACAAGCAGACGCCACTGGTGTTCGTCTGCAACCAGGGTCGCTCCAGCCTCGACGTGGCCGAACACTACCGCAAGCAGGGATTCACACAGGTCTACAACCTGACCGGCGGCGTGGACGCGCTGCTGGGCTGA
- a CDS encoding GNAT family N-acetyltransferase, translating into MEKERIAPDLEWRVQDFAELDAATLYALLRARVAVFVVEQACPYQELDGRDAGSLHVSAWRDGEPAAYARLVPPGGRFAEPSIGRVLTCGRLRGAGLGRELMRRAILAVEDRWPGCAIRLSAQEHLQAFYASLGFSTDSAVYDEDGIPHVDMVRVPG; encoded by the coding sequence ATGGAAAAAGAAAGGATAGCTCCGGACCTCGAATGGCGCGTGCAGGACTTCGCCGAACTCGATGCCGCCACGCTCTACGCCTTGCTCCGGGCCCGCGTGGCCGTGTTCGTGGTCGAGCAGGCCTGTCCGTACCAGGAACTGGACGGGCGCGACGCGGGCTCCCTCCATGTCAGCGCGTGGCGCGACGGGGAACCCGCCGCCTACGCGCGCCTCGTGCCGCCGGGCGGTCGCTTCGCCGAGCCGTCGATCGGTCGGGTGCTGACCTGCGGGCGCCTGCGTGGCGCCGGCCTCGGCCGGGAGCTGATGCGTCGGGCGATCCTCGCAGTCGAGGACCGCTGGCCGGGCTGCGCGATCCGCCTGTCGGCCCAGGAGCACCTGCAGGCGTTCTACGCTTCGCTCGGGTTCTCGACCGATTCCGCGGTCTACGACGAGGACGGCATTCCGCATGTCGACATGGTCCGGGTGCCCGGCTAG
- a CDS encoding DUF1232 domain-containing protein, translating into MSIRIVLDLSDNDLKHFRGLAKQAVESSKKHSQERIIEGAHKLLDEVNESVTSDFIREKIGQIRILSDMLSDEGWGLGDVGRRRVLAALAYFNQPEDLIPDHLPGIGFLDDAIMIELLCRELKPEIDAYQDFVKYREAESARLGKPAEELNRGDFLKQRERELLSRMRRRRRRGGGGGGGGKSPFGLF; encoded by the coding sequence ATGAGCATTCGTATCGTCCTGGACCTGTCCGACAACGACCTGAAGCATTTTCGCGGACTTGCCAAGCAGGCGGTCGAGTCGTCGAAGAAGCACTCGCAGGAACGGATCATCGAGGGCGCGCACAAGCTGCTCGACGAGGTCAACGAGAGCGTGACCTCGGATTTCATCCGCGAGAAGATCGGCCAGATCCGGATTCTCAGCGACATGCTCTCCGATGAGGGGTGGGGCCTGGGCGACGTCGGCCGCCGGCGTGTCCTCGCCGCGCTGGCCTATTTCAACCAGCCGGAAGACCTGATCCCCGATCACCTGCCCGGCATCGGTTTTCTCGACGACGCGATCATGATCGAATTGCTGTGCCGCGAACTGAAGCCGGAGATCGACGCCTACCAGGATTTCGTCAAGTATCGCGAGGCCGAATCCGCGCGGCTCGGCAAGCCGGCCGAGGAGCTCAACCGCGGCGACTTCCTGAAGCAGCGCGAACGCGAACTGCTCTCGCGCATGCGGCGCCGTCGTCGGCGCGGCGGCGGGGGCGGCGGGGGCGGCAAGTCGCCCTTCGGCCTGTTCTGA
- a CDS encoding ATP-binding cassette domain-containing protein — MNAPLLEVRHLSKHYRLRGGWLGPAPRWLRAVDGVSFEIAPGETLGLVGESGCGKSTLGRALLRLVEPTGGEVLLDGQPLTGLPPRALAARRKGIQMIFQDPYASLPPRRTVEQILREPLDWHRLGAPDERSARVRALLERVGLGPGALPRYPHAFSGGQRQRIGIARALAVEPRLIVADEPVSALDVSIRAQILNLLADLQRDLGLAFLFIAHDLAAVQQVSHRVAVMYLGQIVELAPARRLFARPAHPYTRALLDAVPRADSGHRGHRMPLRGEVPSPVEPPAGCRFHTRCPQARPVCRSMTPREIDLGVAKEPHRVRCHLHDPEVDTGDER; from the coding sequence ATGAACGCGCCGCTTCTCGAGGTCCGCCACCTGAGCAAGCACTACCGGCTGCGCGGCGGCTGGCTGGGCCCGGCACCGCGCTGGCTGCGGGCGGTCGACGGCGTGTCGTTCGAGATCGCACCGGGCGAGACGCTGGGCCTGGTCGGCGAATCGGGGTGCGGCAAATCGACCCTGGGCCGCGCGTTGCTGCGCCTGGTCGAACCGACCGGCGGCGAGGTGCTCCTTGACGGCCAGCCGCTGACCGGACTGCCCCCGCGCGCGCTCGCGGCCCGGCGTAAGGGCATCCAGATGATCTTCCAGGACCCCTACGCGTCGCTGCCGCCGCGGCGAACGGTCGAGCAGATCCTGCGCGAACCGCTGGACTGGCACCGGCTCGGCGCCCCGGACGAGCGGTCCGCGCGCGTTCGCGCGCTTCTCGAACGAGTCGGTCTCGGCCCGGGCGCGCTGCCGCGCTATCCGCACGCGTTCTCCGGCGGCCAGCGCCAACGGATCGGCATCGCGCGTGCGCTGGCGGTCGAACCCCGTCTGATCGTCGCCGACGAGCCGGTCTCGGCCCTCGACGTGTCGATCCGCGCGCAGATTCTCAACCTGCTGGCGGATCTCCAGCGGGATCTCGGCCTGGCCTTCCTGTTCATCGCCCACGACCTGGCCGCAGTGCAGCAGGTCAGCCACCGGGTCGCCGTGATGTACCTCGGCCAGATCGTGGAGCTGGCTCCGGCCCGCAGGCTGTTCGCCCGACCGGCCCATCCGTATACCCGCGCCCTGCTCGACGCGGTCCCGCGCGCCGACTCCGGTCACCGTGGCCACCGCATGCCGCTGCGTGGCGAGGTGCCGTCGCCGGTCGAGCCGCCGGCCGGCTGCCGCTTCCACACGCGCTGCCCGCAGGCCCGGCCGGTTTGTCGTAGCATGACGCCGCGCGAGATCGATCTCGGCGTTGCCAAGGAACCGCACCGTGTTCGATGCCACCTGCACGATCCCGAAGTCGACACCGGCGACGAGCGCTAG
- a CDS encoding ABC transporter ATP-binding protein, with the protein MTAPLLRVEDLTVEFATTEQPVRAVDGVSFAIAPGETLALVGESGCGKSVTGLALMGMVPAPSGRIVGGSVNFDGTECIGAPERTLRAMRGKSMSMIFQDPMTALNPVYPVGRQLVDVLRRHERLGRTAARTRAIEMVHRVGIPNAKARMNDYPHELSGGLRQRVMIAMALACRPRLLIADEPTTALDVTTQAQILAEIRDLTEALGTSVLLVTHDLGVVAEFCDRVAVMYCGEIVEQAPVDAIFEQPRHRYTEGLVASVPRIRAERIERLPVIPGSVPEPGSWPQGCRFAPRCPHADRDCRAARPRLRVLGNSRAACIHPAGPRP; encoded by the coding sequence ATGACTGCCCCGCTGCTGCGCGTCGAAGACCTGACCGTCGAGTTCGCGACGACCGAGCAACCGGTCCGCGCGGTGGACGGCGTCTCCTTCGCGATCGCCCCCGGCGAAACGCTCGCTCTCGTCGGCGAGTCGGGCTGCGGCAAGTCGGTCACCGGTCTCGCCCTGATGGGCATGGTCCCGGCCCCGTCGGGCCGCATCGTCGGCGGCTCGGTGAACTTCGACGGGACCGAATGCATCGGTGCCCCGGAACGGACCCTGCGGGCGATGCGCGGCAAGTCGATGTCGATGATCTTCCAGGACCCGATGACCGCGCTGAATCCAGTCTATCCGGTCGGTCGACAGTTGGTGGACGTGCTCCGACGGCACGAGCGGCTCGGCCGGACAGCGGCGCGGACGCGCGCGATCGAGATGGTCCACCGGGTCGGAATTCCCAACGCGAAGGCGCGGATGAACGACTATCCGCACGAGCTGTCGGGGGGGCTGCGGCAGCGGGTCATGATCGCCATGGCGCTGGCCTGCCGGCCCCGGCTGCTGATCGCCGACGAACCGACCACCGCGCTGGATGTGACCACCCAGGCCCAGATCCTGGCCGAGATCCGGGACCTCACGGAAGCGCTGGGTACCTCGGTCCTCCTGGTCACCCACGACCTGGGCGTGGTCGCCGAATTCTGCGACCGGGTCGCCGTGATGTACTGCGGCGAGATCGTCGAGCAGGCGCCGGTCGACGCGATCTTCGAGCAGCCTCGCCATCGGTACACGGAAGGGCTCGTCGCCTCGGTGCCTCGGATTCGCGCCGAGCGAATCGAGCGATTGCCGGTGATCCCCGGCAGCGTGCCCGAGCCCGGGAGCTGGCCGCAGGGCTGCCGATTCGCGCCGCGCTGTCCGCACGCCGATCGCGATTGCCGAGCCGCGCGGCCCCGGCTGCGAGTCCTCGGCAACTCCCGCGCGGCCTGCATCCACCCGGCCGGACCGCGACCATGA
- a CDS encoding ABC transporter permease has protein sequence MTVSPPELNPGADAPLGPGRSPRTPRQVATTALLADRWAVAGLLIVLVYLVLAAGVWAGLWATDWSEIGATRWAPPSPDAWFGTNLIGQDIFQRAVASSRTAFEVGLIVAAASTLLGAVLGGLAGYFAGTWVDALVLWMKGTLDAIPFYLLVAAIAFALQGNPWAMHIAMTATFWTTTGRLVRGEVLRLRHREFVDAARAIGLPDRIILARHILPNTLPVLLVQATITFVAAIKSEVILSFLGLGIQDGVSWGLMIAESTQDVLAGHYMNFIAASSFLFVLVMGFNLLADGLQDALDPQRGSSR, from the coding sequence GTGACGGTTTCGCCGCCGGAGCTGAATCCGGGCGCCGACGCGCCGCTCGGCCCGGGTCGGAGCCCGCGCACGCCGAGGCAGGTCGCGACCACGGCATTGCTGGCCGACCGGTGGGCCGTCGCCGGCCTGCTGATCGTGCTGGTCTACCTGGTCCTGGCCGCGGGGGTCTGGGCCGGCCTGTGGGCAACGGACTGGTCGGAGATCGGCGCCACCCGCTGGGCGCCGCCGTCGCCCGATGCGTGGTTCGGCACCAACCTGATCGGTCAGGACATCTTCCAGCGGGCGGTGGCCTCGTCCCGGACCGCGTTCGAGGTGGGCCTGATCGTCGCCGCCGCCTCGACCCTGCTCGGCGCCGTGCTCGGCGGGCTCGCCGGCTACTTCGCCGGAACCTGGGTCGATGCGCTGGTGCTGTGGATGAAGGGCACCCTGGACGCGATCCCCTTCTACCTTCTGGTCGCGGCGATCGCCTTCGCGCTGCAGGGCAACCCCTGGGCCATGCACATCGCGATGACCGCGACCTTCTGGACCACGACCGGGCGACTGGTGCGCGGCGAAGTCCTGCGCCTCCGGCACCGCGAGTTCGTCGACGCGGCACGGGCGATCGGCCTCCCCGACCGGATCATCCTGGCGCGCCACATCCTGCCCAACACCCTGCCGGTGCTGCTGGTCCAGGCCACCATCACCTTCGTTGCGGCGATCAAGTCCGAGGTCATCCTCAGCTTCCTCGGCCTCGGCATCCAGGACGGGGTGAGCTGGGGCCTGATGATCGCGGAGTCGACCCAGGACGTGCTGGCCGGCCACTACATGAACTTCATTGCCGCATCGAGCTTCCTGTTCGTGCTCGTGATGGGGTTCAACCTGCTCGCCGACGGCCTGCAGGACGCGCTGGATCCGCAGCGGGGATCCTCACGATGA
- a CDS encoding ABC transporter permease, producing MDTLRLILRKLAGGIPLIIGVTLISFLLMVYFGPDLTYTLLSKNPTADEIAAVRAQLGYDQPFWLRYGDYLRELLTLDFGYSFSSGERVSSMLARTVPVSLALLAPGFVLGHLLGVGFGLIAAWHRGGWIDKLIMGLSTVGMSISFLVVIIAFQAIFGVVLGWFPVRGWNVHDLPSYLHYVTVPTLATVFVALGYNTRFFRAVLVEELNRDHVRTARAYGASPVTILYRNVLMNAMIPIVTRILFSVPLVIVSGSLLIESYFGIPGVGRVTYEAITSGDQPVLKAVVGLTALLFVLILAIADVLYTWLDPRVSLDRPGPA from the coding sequence GTGGACACGCTGCGGCTGATCCTGCGCAAGCTGGCCGGCGGCATTCCGCTGATCATCGGCGTGACCCTGATCAGCTTCCTGCTGATGGTCTATTTCGGTCCGGACCTGACCTACACGCTGCTGTCGAAGAATCCGACCGCGGATGAGATCGCCGCCGTTCGCGCCCAGCTCGGCTACGACCAGCCGTTCTGGCTGCGCTACGGCGACTATCTCCGCGAGCTGCTCACGCTGGACTTCGGCTACTCGTTCAGCTCCGGCGAGCGCGTGTCGTCGATGCTGGCCCGGACCGTGCCGGTATCGCTGGCGCTGCTCGCGCCCGGGTTCGTCCTCGGCCACCTGCTCGGCGTCGGCTTCGGCCTGATCGCGGCCTGGCACCGCGGCGGCTGGATCGACAAGCTCATCATGGGCCTGTCCACGGTCGGCATGTCGATCAGCTTCCTGGTCGTGATCATCGCGTTCCAGGCGATCTTCGGCGTCGTTCTGGGCTGGTTCCCGGTCCGCGGGTGGAACGTCCACGACCTGCCGAGCTACCTCCATTACGTCACGGTGCCGACCCTGGCGACGGTGTTCGTGGCCCTCGGCTACAACACCCGCTTCTTCCGCGCCGTGCTGGTCGAAGAACTGAACCGGGATCATGTCCGGACCGCTCGCGCCTACGGCGCATCGCCGGTGACCATCCTGTACCGGAACGTGCTGATGAACGCGATGATCCCGATCGTCACCCGCATCCTGTTCTCGGTTCCGCTGGTCATCGTGTCGGGCAGCCTGCTGATCGAGAGCTACTTCGGCATTCCGGGCGTGGGCCGGGTGACCTACGAGGCCATCACGTCGGGCGACCAGCCGGTGCTCAAGGCCGTGGTCGGTCTCACCGCGCTGCTGTTCGTGCTGATCCTGGCCATCGCCGATGTCCTCTACACCTGGCTGGATCCCCGGGTGTCGCTTGACCGACCCGGGCCCGCGTGA
- a CDS encoding PLDc N-terminal domain-containing protein — MGIEFGLLGLIWLIILVWAIVKTAQARVGLVVRVLWILILLVFPVIGFLFWLFLGPKG, encoded by the coding sequence ATGGGTATCGAATTCGGACTGCTGGGCCTGATCTGGCTGATCATCCTCGTCTGGGCCATCGTCAAGACCGCCCAGGCCCGCGTCGGGCTGGTCGTTCGCGTGCTCTGGATCCTCATCCTGCTCGTGTTTCCGGTGATCGGCTTCCTGTTCTGGCTGTTCCTCGGCCCGAAGGGCTAG
- a CDS encoding transporter substrate-binding domain-containing protein, which produces MHATRSSSSKRGGILSAALLLLVLTACGSESAPSGTDNDGSAPSPAAERAEGDPAIAAAGNAAAADASAPCVLTVGWDPWEPYHYLAIGGQPQGLDIEIVGAVAEHAGCDLEFLQGGWDTLLRLLRAGELDLMLGATRTPAREDWARFSEPYRSESFRLYVLDRRSEDFADRDLEALLGDGFRLGVTQGYYYGPDINRLIEQPGLENQVLEAPVGELNFTWLLDMQIDGFIEDPFVAAAIERRRRDAEPIVALPDELSEGPVAFMFSRESVDPDVVQRFDAGISALRESGRHQALLDQYLDHGTADSP; this is translated from the coding sequence ATGCATGCGACACGTTCTTCCTCTTCGAAACGCGGCGGCATCCTGTCCGCGGCGTTGCTGCTTCTGGTCCTGACCGCCTGCGGTTCGGAGTCCGCCCCATCCGGCACGGACAACGACGGTTCCGCGCCGTCGCCGGCGGCCGAGCGCGCCGAAGGAGACCCGGCCATCGCAGCGGCAGGAAATGCCGCGGCAGCCGACGCCTCGGCGCCCTGTGTGCTGACCGTCGGCTGGGATCCCTGGGAGCCGTACCACTACCTGGCGATCGGCGGCCAGCCCCAGGGCCTCGATATCGAGATCGTCGGCGCGGTCGCCGAGCACGCCGGCTGCGATCTCGAATTCCTGCAGGGCGGTTGGGACACGCTGCTTCGCCTGCTGCGCGCCGGTGAGCTCGACCTGATGCTCGGCGCCACGCGGACGCCGGCGCGCGAAGACTGGGCCCGCTTCTCCGAGCCGTACCGGTCGGAAAGCTTCCGGCTCTACGTTCTCGACCGGCGCTCGGAGGACTTCGCCGACCGGGATCTCGAGGCGCTGCTGGGCGACGGCTTCCGCCTCGGCGTGACGCAGGGCTACTACTACGGACCCGACATCAACCGCTTGATCGAGCAACCCGGGCTGGAGAACCAGGTGCTCGAAGCACCGGTCGGCGAGCTCAACTTCACCTGGCTGCTCGACATGCAGATCGACGGCTTCATCGAGGATCCGTTCGTCGCCGCAGCGATCGAACGCCGGCGCCGGGACGCGGAGCCGATCGTGGCCTTGCCCGATGAACTGTCGGAGGGTCCGGTCGCGTTCATGTTTTCGCGCGAGAGCGTCGATCCCGACGTGGTCCAGCGCTTCGATGCCGGCATTTCGGCGCTGCGCGAATCGGGGCGGCACCAGGCGCTGCTCGACCAGTACCTGGATCACGGGACCGCCGACTCGCCCTGA
- a CDS encoding Rieske 2Fe-2S domain-containing protein: protein MTSQTPEQFLLDADAVPEGAFREAQVERDGQPLWLVVTRYQGTPRAWLNVCPHAGRSLNFAPDRFAVDDRGRLVCAAHGAVFEPDQGVCVAGPCRGDRLRAVAVREVDGRIELDAASG, encoded by the coding sequence ATGACCTCCCAGACGCCGGAACAGTTCCTGCTCGATGCCGACGCAGTGCCCGAGGGCGCGTTCCGCGAGGCGCAGGTCGAACGGGACGGTCAGCCCCTGTGGCTGGTCGTCACCCGCTATCAGGGTACGCCACGGGCGTGGCTGAATGTCTGCCCGCATGCGGGCCGAAGCCTCAATTTCGCCCCGGATCGCTTTGCCGTCGACGACCGCGGTCGACTGGTCTGCGCGGCCCACGGGGCAGTCTTCGAACCGGACCAGGGGGTCTGCGTCGCCGGCCCGTGCCGTGGAGACCGGCTGCGCGCCGTGGCGGTGCGGGAAGTCGACGGCCGCATCGAGCTGGACGCAGCATCCGGGTAG
- a CDS encoding Na(+)/H(+) antiporter subunit D, producing MIEFVLPPAFLMIIGALLIGVSRPALRPLLALATPLVTLYFIWQVGDGVQQTVTFLGYEVQLVEGSALRRLFATVFALMAFGGALFAFRQSKWWELSAALMYAAGAIGVSFAGDLIVMFLFWELMALFSTVVVWCGGTESARAAGIRYAIIHLLGGLILKIGIEGLMIQTGSIEIRALSLVDFNSWMIFIGVLINAAAPPLSAWLADAYPESSPMGGVFLSAFTTKTSVLSLILLFPGEPLLVWIGLYMVFYGIIYALLENDMRRILSYSIVNQVGFMVVGIGIGTELALNGAAAHAFTHIIYKALLFMSAGAVLYRTGVSKCSELGGLFRTMPLTTLCGTIGALAISSFPYTSGFISKSMISSSAAGEHLTLVWFLLVAASAGVFLHAGIKFPWFVFFQKDSGLRPPEAPWNMQVAMILFAIACIGLGVFPGLLYGLLPYPVDYVPYTPDHVVTQLQLLLFAGLAFFVLLPLMKRTDTLSLDFDWLWRRGLPVILERVDRAVGRVRSSASSNASLVGRNLYALMREKPIRYFSSRSPMGQTAIWMAVLLALVVILALT from the coding sequence ATGATTGAGTTCGTCCTGCCGCCCGCGTTCCTGATGATCATCGGCGCGCTGCTGATCGGCGTCAGCCGGCCGGCGCTCCGGCCGCTGCTGGCGCTGGCCACGCCGCTGGTGACCCTGTACTTCATCTGGCAGGTCGGCGACGGCGTGCAGCAGACCGTGACGTTCCTCGGCTACGAGGTACAGCTGGTCGAAGGCAGCGCCCTGCGCCGACTGTTCGCGACGGTCTTCGCGCTGATGGCCTTCGGGGGTGCGCTGTTCGCGTTCCGCCAGTCGAAATGGTGGGAACTTTCGGCCGCCCTGATGTACGCCGCCGGCGCGATCGGCGTGAGCTTCGCCGGCGACCTGATCGTGATGTTCCTGTTCTGGGAACTGATGGCCCTGTTCTCGACCGTGGTGGTCTGGTGCGGCGGCACCGAGTCGGCGCGCGCCGCCGGCATCCGCTACGCGATCATCCACCTGCTGGGCGGCCTGATCCTGAAGATCGGCATCGAAGGCCTGATGATCCAGACCGGGTCGATCGAGATCCGAGCGCTCTCGCTGGTCGACTTCAACAGCTGGATGATCTTCATCGGCGTACTGATCAATGCCGCGGCGCCTCCCCTGTCGGCCTGGCTGGCCGACGCGTATCCCGAATCCAGCCCGATGGGCGGCGTGTTCCTGTCGGCGTTCACCACCAAGACGTCGGTTCTGTCGCTCATCCTGCTGTTCCCGGGTGAGCCGCTGCTGGTCTGGATCGGCCTTTACATGGTGTTCTACGGCATCATCTATGCGCTGCTCGAGAACGACATGCGGCGGATTCTCAGCTATTCGATCGTCAACCAGGTCGGTTTCATGGTCGTCGGCATCGGCATCGGCACGGAGCTCGCCCTGAACGGCGCCGCGGCCCATGCCTTCACCCACATCATCTACAAGGCCCTGCTGTTCATGAGCGCCGGCGCGGTGCTCTATCGAACGGGCGTCAGCAAGTGCTCCGAGCTGGGCGGCCTGTTCCGGACCATGCCGCTGACCACGCTCTGCGGCACGATCGGTGCGCTGGCGATTTCCTCGTTCCCCTACACCTCGGGGTTCATCTCGAAGTCGATGATCTCGTCGAGCGCGGCCGGTGAACACCTCACGCTGGTCTGGTTCCTGCTGGTGGCGGCGTCGGCCGGGGTCTTCCTGCACGCCGGGATCAAGTTCCCCTGGTTCGTGTTCTTCCAGAAGGATTCCGGACTGCGCCCGCCCGAAGCACCGTGGAACATGCAGGTGGCGATGATCCTGTTCGCGATCGCCTGCATCGGGCTGGGCGTGTTCCCGGGCCTGCTCTACGGCCTGCTGCCGTACCCGGTCGACTACGTTCCGTACACGCCGGACCACGTCGTCACCCAACTGCAGTTGTTGCTGTTCGCCGGCCTTGCGTTCTTCGTGCTGCTGCCGCTGATGAAGCGCACGGACACGCTCAGCCTCGACTTCGACTGGCTGTGGCGTCGTGGACTTCCGGTGATTCTCGAGCGGGTCGACAGGGCCGTCGGCCGCGTCCGCTCTTCGGCATCGTCGAATGCTTCACTGGTCGGCCGAAACCTCTACGCGCTGATGCGCGAGAAACCGATCCGGTATTTCTCGAGCCGCAGCCCGATGGGTCAGACCGCGATCTGGATGGCCGTGCTGCTCGCGCTGGTAGTGATCCTCGCCCTGACCTGA